A portion of the Candidatus Hinthialibacter antarcticus genome contains these proteins:
- a CDS encoding FapA family protein yields MERLEKLLGQVDLSLHDEHSAKDSFAETSELKADQVESLEAVMIQAGVSLVMNHSHTKAWLRFHPSLGRPPKKYDARACLKQLNEMGVIQGVIERNALKGFQLLKNQPDVELEIVIAVGRDPIPIENFRRSFWIAGEAPIDESVEVVVRKNELLLKLETTGTGEPGIDIYGHTLEAPVIDNEPPKVGANIHTKNGHEYYSSLEGTLKVNEGVLSVRPNNKDAAITISVDENGMRALLSIEPPQGLGRGAYFQDIENRLSKLKVVRGIDRVRIREAIKQANEQLKPVQQWQIARGKPARHGKNGSIEWICKPTLGKKFFSIGEDGGINFYNLQKFSQVPAGEHLVSVQFPTQGMNGFDIHGHLLEGKAGKAANLEPGEGIRVDNDGKDWFSTLAGRYRFENDVLSVSEVLEIDGDVDFSVGNIDFRGDVVIRGSVLDDFKVKASGSVTVVGAVEAAEISAGKDVEIKKGIFGKEQGTVSAQRDVIAGFLQNADIRAGRDVAVGTQILNSQVMAARNIELRSGKGAVVGGRCVAGHTIVSRIVGAEYGTRTEIEVGIDFAVMEVMATMSQKMKNNTELLKQLNEAIRSYQDLDERLLDRAQEKCNLLEQKIKTQREAYQALAKKLHCTKNPSVIAGIIYPDVFVRMHDARYKFRTPQHTCVVTYDEKDEKIHIKSKETNSDSE; encoded by the coding sequence ATGGAACGCTTAGAAAAACTATTAGGGCAAGTTGACCTTTCGCTTCACGATGAACATTCAGCAAAAGATTCTTTTGCTGAGACAAGTGAATTGAAAGCGGATCAAGTTGAATCGCTTGAAGCCGTTATGATTCAAGCGGGCGTTTCTTTGGTGATGAACCATTCGCATACTAAAGCATGGTTGCGGTTCCATCCGTCTCTTGGTCGTCCTCCCAAAAAATACGATGCGCGTGCTTGCCTGAAACAGTTAAATGAAATGGGCGTCATCCAAGGCGTCATTGAACGTAATGCGCTCAAAGGATTTCAGCTGTTAAAGAACCAGCCCGATGTTGAATTAGAAATCGTGATCGCAGTGGGCCGCGACCCTATCCCCATTGAAAATTTTCGCCGCTCATTTTGGATTGCTGGCGAGGCGCCCATCGACGAGTCGGTTGAAGTGGTCGTGCGGAAGAATGAGTTATTACTGAAGTTAGAAACGACAGGGACTGGCGAGCCGGGCATTGACATTTACGGCCACACCCTCGAAGCGCCTGTGATTGACAATGAACCGCCCAAAGTTGGCGCGAATATCCACACCAAAAATGGGCACGAATACTATTCCTCCCTTGAAGGAACGCTGAAAGTTAACGAAGGCGTTTTGTCTGTTCGCCCGAATAACAAAGACGCTGCCATTACAATTTCCGTTGATGAGAATGGAATGCGCGCCCTGCTTTCGATTGAACCGCCGCAGGGTCTCGGGCGCGGCGCTTATTTTCAAGATATTGAAAACCGCTTGTCGAAATTAAAAGTCGTGCGAGGCATTGACCGGGTACGAATCCGCGAGGCGATTAAGCAAGCGAACGAACAATTAAAGCCAGTTCAACAATGGCAAATTGCGCGGGGCAAACCCGCCCGGCATGGAAAAAACGGGTCCATTGAATGGATATGTAAACCCACGCTCGGTAAAAAGTTTTTCTCTATTGGAGAAGACGGGGGCATCAATTTTTATAATTTACAAAAATTTTCGCAAGTTCCGGCCGGGGAGCATCTGGTCTCGGTGCAATTTCCAACCCAGGGGATGAATGGCTTTGATATTCACGGACATCTGCTCGAAGGCAAAGCCGGAAAAGCAGCGAACCTCGAACCGGGCGAAGGTATCCGCGTAGACAATGACGGCAAAGATTGGTTCTCGACCCTAGCAGGGCGTTATCGCTTTGAAAATGATGTGCTGAGTGTTTCTGAAGTATTAGAAATTGACGGAGATGTTGATTTCTCTGTCGGGAATATTGATTTTCGGGGAGACGTTGTCATTCGCGGCAGCGTCTTGGATGATTTTAAAGTCAAAGCCTCTGGTTCGGTCACCGTGGTTGGCGCTGTTGAAGCGGCGGAAATCAGCGCGGGCAAAGATGTCGAAATTAAAAAAGGGATTTTTGGCAAAGAACAGGGGACCGTTTCGGCGCAGCGCGACGTGATCGCCGGTTTTTTACAGAATGCGGATATTCGCGCAGGCCGCGACGTTGCCGTGGGGACGCAAATATTAAACAGCCAAGTCATGGCGGCGAGAAATATTGAATTGCGCTCAGGCAAGGGTGCGGTGGTCGGCGGGCGCTGCGTTGCGGGACACACAATTGTCTCACGCATCGTGGGCGCGGAATACGGCACCCGTACGGAAATTGAGGTCGGAATTGATTTTGCCGTGATGGAAGTAATGGCGACCATGTCGCAAAAAATGAAAAACAACACGGAGTTGCTCAAACAACTCAATGAAGCCATACGCTCCTATCAAGATTTAGATGAAAGACTGTTAGACCGCGCTCAAGAAAAATGCAACTTGTTGGAGCAGAAAATCAAAACGCAACGAGAGGCCTATCAGGCTCTGGCGAAAAAACTCCATTGCACCAAAAATCCGTCAGTGATTGCTGGGATTATTTATCCCGATGTCTTTGTGCGGATGCACGACGCCCGATACAAATTCCGTACGCCCCAACATACATGCGTCGTGACCTATGACGAAAAAGACGAGAAAATACACATTAAATCAAAAGAAACGAACTCGGATAGTGAATAA
- a CDS encoding sugar phosphate isomerase/epimerase, whose translation MKDALQRRQFLAAGATAAFAASAGLNQSAFAAPSTTANEPKIGLILYTLRDFLKTGDDIARTFEKIKKIGYNNVEITSCGAVSNSELAKLLKANELNAVSTHSSFDQMRNDLNKVVDEHKEIGCSHICVGSMPGDMRKDKASYIEFAKQASEVGQNLAEHNMTFGYHNHNFEFHHFDGIAGQEVLRTESDPKAFNFEIDTYWIQAGGADPAQWIEKTAGRVPTVHMKDMLMLDGKQVFAEVGAGNLNWPAILDAIKKAKPKYVIVEQDQCYRDHFESITLSIKNMKSWGLKA comes from the coding sequence ATGAAAGATGCTTTACAACGCCGTCAATTTCTTGCAGCGGGCGCAACCGCCGCTTTCGCCGCCAGCGCTGGCTTGAACCAATCGGCTTTTGCCGCGCCGTCTACCACCGCGAATGAACCCAAAATTGGTCTCATCCTTTACACGCTTCGCGACTTTTTGAAGACGGGCGATGATATTGCGCGCACGTTTGAAAAGATCAAAAAAATTGGTTACAACAATGTGGAAATCACCAGCTGCGGCGCGGTGTCAAACTCCGAACTGGCCAAACTGTTGAAAGCCAATGAACTGAACGCGGTTTCAACCCACTCCTCGTTTGATCAAATGAGAAATGACTTAAACAAAGTCGTCGATGAGCACAAAGAAATCGGCTGCTCACATATATGCGTCGGCTCCATGCCTGGCGACATGCGCAAAGACAAAGCCAGTTATATAGAATTCGCCAAACAAGCCAGCGAAGTGGGCCAAAATTTGGCTGAACACAATATGACCTTTGGCTATCACAATCATAACTTTGAATTCCATCATTTCGATGGAATCGCGGGCCAGGAAGTCTTACGGACCGAGAGCGACCCCAAAGCATTCAACTTTGAAATTGACACCTATTGGATTCAAGCTGGCGGCGCCGACCCCGCGCAATGGATCGAAAAAACGGCGGGCCGCGTCCCCACCGTCCACATGAAAGACATGTTGATGTTAGACGGCAAGCAAGTGTTCGCCGAAGTTGGAGCAGGCAACTTGAATTGGCCCGCCATTCTTGACGCGATCAAAAAAGCGAAACCAAAATACGTCATCGTTGAGCAAGACCAATGCTATCGCGACCACTTTGAAAGCATCACGCTCAGCATCAAGAACATGAAATCCTGGGGCCTCAAAGCGTAG
- a CDS encoding serine hydrolase has translation MLSRRIAYVFLFICCAGISFAETPNPLPWANPWDVGLDYEYVNAAFSDLAGEVENKSGPGGVGMIIKDGKIVARRAVGNMQTQMMSRGSDGDIVYTPAQQPMMEMTIFDMASVTKAVACTTSIMLLVERGQLDLDATVASYIPTFGARAKDQVTVRQLITHTSGLPAWFPFYTLFIDRQDVYRQIDEALSLSYKPGDKRIYSDLGFIMLGRIVEVISDERLDVFTRDNIFEPLGMEDTMYLPDLQHRLRTAPTEYDLMRDKELKGIVHDENTRAMGGVSGHAGLYSTVNDLAIFAQMLLNKGEFNSVRIFKEETIDLMLKRQIAEGPRKKGSGFLQSREQLIGWWGMDDKLTLHGGGGLPSTSAFGHQGFTGTMIWVDPEHNCAAILLTNAVHPKRAEASKPSLFRAFYINVSKALVGEKVNILEP, from the coding sequence ATGTTGAGTCGCCGTATTGCTTATGTATTTCTATTTATTTGTTGCGCGGGTATCAGTTTCGCGGAGACCCCAAATCCGCTGCCTTGGGCGAACCCTTGGGACGTTGGCTTAGATTACGAATACGTCAACGCGGCGTTTTCTGACTTGGCGGGAGAAGTGGAAAACAAAAGCGGGCCGGGCGGCGTCGGTATGATTATCAAAGACGGCAAGATCGTCGCGCGGCGCGCAGTGGGCAATATGCAAACCCAAATGATGAGCCGTGGATCTGACGGCGATATCGTCTATACGCCTGCGCAACAACCCATGATGGAAATGACCATTTTTGATATGGCGTCCGTTACTAAAGCGGTGGCTTGTACAACTTCGATCATGCTTCTGGTTGAACGCGGACAGTTAGATTTAGACGCAACCGTTGCGAGTTATATCCCCACCTTTGGCGCGCGCGCGAAAGACCAGGTCACCGTTCGCCAATTGATTACCCACACCTCGGGGTTGCCAGCGTGGTTCCCGTTTTATACTTTGTTTATTGATCGACAGGATGTCTACCGCCAAATTGATGAGGCGCTCTCGTTGTCTTACAAACCGGGCGACAAACGTATTTACAGCGATTTGGGCTTCATCATGTTAGGGCGCATTGTCGAAGTGATTTCAGACGAACGCCTGGACGTATTTACTCGCGATAACATTTTTGAGCCGTTGGGTATGGAAGACACCATGTACTTACCCGACTTGCAGCACCGCTTGCGCACGGCGCCGACCGAATATGACTTGATGCGCGATAAAGAACTCAAGGGCATCGTCCATGATGAAAACACCCGCGCGATGGGCGGCGTTTCCGGCCATGCCGGGCTTTATTCGACTGTGAACGACTTGGCGATCTTCGCCCAGATGCTGTTAAACAAGGGCGAATTCAACAGCGTCCGCATCTTCAAAGAAGAAACCATTGATCTGATGCTGAAGCGACAGATTGCGGAAGGGCCTCGAAAAAAAGGCAGCGGATTTCTGCAAAGCCGCGAGCAGCTGATCGGCTGGTGGGGAATGGACGACAAGTTGACGTTACACGGCGGCGGCGGGTTGCCCTCAACGTCGGCGTTCGGTCACCAGGGTTTTACCGGTACCATGATTTGGGTTGACCCCGAGCACAATTGCGCGGCGATTTTGCTGACCAATGCGGTGCACCCCAAACGTGCAGAGGCTTCCAAACCGTCTCTGTTCCGCGCGTTTTATATTAACGTCAGCAAAGCGCTGGTCGGCGAAAAGGTGAACATTCTCGAACCATAA
- a CDS encoding DUF2723 domain-containing protein — MKQRYCDAVAIGVLLAIACALYLPYLFDKPGFSGDSIKFQAIGPVLGAPHPTGYPLYMGLLWATAKIPISTYAFKANVLSLFFSLASLLLLYASIRRLGASHWTAFSLSAFFASTPAVWSYSCVAEVYSLHWFLMLLFLRIAYEWQQAPTPRRFLFLLLILTLSFLHHLLTITLLPAFLLFLFLNRPKWPRVKRVLLAIAISLFVFVGVHALFYLRLQMEPPYMDGGELDVRGYVSYVMGGGYRTLLFADETMLSWIQKCGALCLRLAQEWSWPALIIALVAAAANVRAAIQYRRSELLLLASLLTWFIICGPYDIADIDQYFPHALILVLLLIAHRLPTCFKNHQKFYVPLLSLVVVCFVGFRWTAPPQELVKYRASQPQPIQEMLRQVPNDSILDAGFYTYEQLFNYYRMEQNRFDVKPFILPQFAAQTFNYIVYGVPLSARGETIPAGRRAFTFSDIAAYQRLGLQVQRIYSPTNSPLNETFFERLQKTAQGKSVFIAGSPSLVASDRLNWANAFQRLGIQISQEDMNQKCVIAYHPNFGTESEGFVVKRDFESIEVAPPRSRAKLVSHKTEGGYLSYVELQDVRFGDYQEGYTFVIADSWGAVQAFTIDPMYGVRVFPYDLVEVLKPAG; from the coding sequence ATGAAACAACGATATTGTGATGCTGTCGCGATTGGAGTGCTGCTGGCAATTGCTTGCGCACTTTACTTGCCCTATTTATTCGACAAACCCGGATTCAGCGGCGATAGTATTAAATTCCAGGCGATCGGGCCTGTGCTCGGCGCCCCCCACCCCACCGGCTACCCATTATACATGGGACTTTTGTGGGCGACGGCAAAAATTCCGATTTCTACGTACGCGTTCAAAGCCAATGTCCTGAGTTTATTTTTCTCGCTAGCGTCTCTTCTTTTGTTATACGCAAGCATCCGTCGGCTCGGCGCCTCACACTGGACGGCGTTTTCTCTTTCCGCATTTTTCGCTTCGACTCCCGCCGTATGGAGTTACTCCTGCGTGGCGGAAGTCTATTCGCTGCATTGGTTTCTTATGCTACTGTTTTTGCGGATTGCGTATGAATGGCAACAGGCGCCGACGCCCCGGCGGTTTCTCTTCTTACTTCTTATTCTAACGCTCTCGTTTCTCCATCATCTTTTGACCATCACGCTGCTGCCCGCTTTTTTATTGTTCTTGTTTTTGAACCGACCGAAATGGCCCCGCGTCAAACGCGTCCTTCTGGCAATTGCTATTTCCTTATTTGTTTTCGTCGGCGTACACGCTTTGTTTTATTTGCGCTTACAAATGGAGCCTCCCTATATGGACGGGGGCGAATTGGACGTACGCGGGTATGTGAGTTACGTCATGGGCGGCGGATATCGCACCCTATTGTTTGCGGATGAGACCATGCTTTCATGGATACAAAAATGCGGGGCGCTCTGCCTTCGGCTCGCGCAGGAATGGAGTTGGCCCGCGCTCATCATTGCGCTGGTCGCCGCAGCCGCGAACGTCCGCGCAGCGATTCAATACAGACGCAGCGAGCTATTGTTGCTCGCGAGTTTGCTGACCTGGTTCATTATCTGCGGCCCCTATGACATCGCAGACATCGACCAATATTTTCCCCATGCGCTTATTCTCGTTTTGCTTTTAATTGCGCATCGCCTGCCGACTTGTTTTAAGAACCATCAAAAATTTTATGTTCCGTTGCTCTCTCTGGTTGTCGTATGTTTCGTCGGCTTCCGATGGACAGCGCCGCCGCAAGAGTTAGTCAAATACCGCGCTTCGCAGCCGCAGCCCATTCAAGAAATGCTCAGGCAGGTTCCAAACGATTCAATACTCGACGCGGGGTTCTATACCTACGAACAGTTATTCAATTACTACCGCATGGAGCAAAACCGTTTTGACGTGAAGCCGTTTATTCTGCCCCAATTCGCCGCGCAAACATTTAATTACATCGTGTACGGCGTTCCCCTCTCGGCGCGCGGCGAGACCATCCCTGCGGGACGACGCGCATTCACATTTTCTGACATCGCAGCCTACCAAAGGCTTGGGCTTCAAGTTCAACGTATCTATTCACCCACAAACTCGCCGCTCAATGAAACCTTTTTCGAGCGGTTACAAAAAACAGCGCAAGGAAAAAGCGTCTTCATTGCTGGTTCGCCCAGTTTGGTTGCGAGCGACCGCTTGAATTGGGCCAATGCATTTCAGCGACTTGGCATTCAAATCAGCCAAGAGGATATGAACCAGAAATGCGTGATTGCGTACCACCCAAACTTCGGCACGGAGAGCGAAGGCTTCGTCGTCAAGCGCGACTTTGAGTCGATTGAGGTTGCACCTCCTCGCTCAAGAGCCAAACTTGTGAGCCACAAAACCGAGGGCGGGTATTTGTCATACGTTGAGTTGCAAGACGTTCGTTTTGGAGACTATCAGGAGGGCTATACATTTGTCATTGCCGATTCATGGGGCGCCGTGCAAGCCTTTACCATCGACCCCATGTATGGAGTTCGCGTGTTTCCGTATGATTTGGTTGAAGTATTAAAACCCGCTGGTTGA
- a CDS encoding RsmE family RNA methyltransferase has translation MTEKIRTRLFVPSAGAPMLCLDDSDTLSVSRVLRLRRGERIDCFNGDGNCYIYAVAASQKNALSLDLEKHLHNPSDNIPETTVMISAVKGKNKDRIVRDLPPLGVTRIVFYYAERCVSRPEADQQPRLQKIAIEACRQCGRSTVPTIEIIDKPLQEAAKIDQQSVLFWENETERALRFEFTTAPMQLIFGPEGGFTDNEIDWAKQMGVQTRSLGPRILRSELAVTVGVALVQDRRGIFSAVSPHPEK, from the coding sequence GTGACCGAAAAAATACGGACCCGTCTTTTTGTTCCAAGCGCAGGCGCTCCCATGCTCTGCCTCGACGACTCGGATACGTTAAGCGTATCACGAGTTTTACGTCTACGGCGAGGGGAACGGATCGACTGCTTCAATGGAGACGGAAATTGCTATATTTACGCTGTCGCAGCGTCTCAGAAAAACGCTCTCTCGCTTGACCTTGAAAAGCATCTTCACAACCCAAGCGACAACATCCCAGAGACAACCGTAATGATCTCCGCCGTTAAAGGAAAAAATAAAGACCGCATCGTTCGCGATCTCCCCCCGCTTGGCGTAACCCGAATCGTGTTTTATTATGCGGAGCGTTGCGTGAGCCGCCCCGAAGCCGACCAACAACCGCGTCTACAAAAAATCGCGATTGAGGCCTGCCGCCAATGCGGGCGCTCCACGGTTCCAACAATAGAAATCATCGACAAACCATTACAAGAAGCAGCCAAAATCGACCAACAATCCGTCTTGTTTTGGGAAAATGAAACAGAGCGAGCGCTTCGATTTGAATTCACAACAGCCCCGATGCAATTAATTTTTGGGCCGGAGGGCGGTTTTACCGACAATGAAATTGACTGGGCAAAACAGATGGGAGTTCAAACCAGAAGCCTTGGCCCCCGGATTTTGCGCAGCGAGTTGGCTGTTACGGTGGGCGTAGCGCTGGTACAAGACCGCAGGGGAATTTTCAGCGCAGTTTCCCCTCATCCAGAAAAATAG
- the mtaB gene encoding tRNA (N(6)-L-threonylcarbamoyladenosine(37)-C(2))-methylthiotransferase MtaB, which translates to MTTSTRAPRFSIHTLGCKVNQYDSERIRTQLMQRGFQLQGEADESLDLIVVNTCSVTSESDRKGRQMIRKLIRQNPDARVAVTGCYSERKPLEIGAIEGVDEIVPIQDQDAWAARIADELGWGCEDQSHLWKGGGIEIFHEHTRAFIKIQDGCDLKCTFCSIPTSRGVARSRPIPEVMNEARRMIDLGYPEVVLCGICIGHYGIGEDFGLHNLLEELANIKGVKRIRISSLEPQDVSDDLFRVMADYGDIACPHLHLPIQSGSNKILRRMKRPYQRESFFERIQTARDLIPNFEVSTDIMVGFPDESDDDFEQTLESVRISRFNRVHSFPFSVRDEAPAARMKNHLPPNLIKQRRIELDRIANETANKVKQAYLTKSLPVLCESSEQSRFIGYTSNYLRAEFTSPLPIQKGEEILVQFDQLRNGRLHGKPLSK; encoded by the coding sequence ATGACCACCAGCACGCGCGCGCCGCGCTTCTCCATTCATACCCTAGGGTGCAAAGTCAATCAATATGACTCAGAACGCATCCGCACCCAGCTGATGCAACGCGGCTTTCAGTTGCAAGGCGAGGCCGATGAATCGCTGGACTTAATCGTGGTGAACACTTGTTCGGTGACCTCTGAAAGCGACCGCAAAGGCCGCCAGATGATCCGTAAGTTGATCCGCCAAAACCCGGATGCGCGCGTCGCCGTCACCGGATGTTACTCGGAACGCAAACCGCTCGAAATCGGAGCGATTGAAGGCGTTGACGAAATCGTCCCCATTCAAGACCAAGACGCCTGGGCGGCGCGCATCGCCGACGAACTCGGTTGGGGATGCGAAGACCAAAGCCACCTCTGGAAAGGCGGCGGCATCGAAATCTTTCACGAACACACCCGCGCGTTCATTAAAATCCAAGACGGCTGCGATTTAAAATGCACCTTTTGCAGCATCCCCACCAGCCGGGGCGTCGCCCGCAGTCGGCCCATTCCTGAAGTAATGAATGAAGCGCGCCGGATGATTGATTTGGGTTACCCGGAAGTCGTCTTGTGCGGCATCTGCATCGGACATTACGGCATCGGCGAAGATTTTGGGCTACACAATCTCCTCGAAGAATTAGCCAACATCAAGGGCGTTAAGCGCATTCGTATCTCTTCGCTGGAACCGCAAGACGTGAGCGATGATTTGTTTCGCGTGATGGCGGACTACGGCGACATCGCCTGCCCGCATCTGCATCTGCCCATCCAAAGCGGCTCCAACAAAATTCTGCGCCGAATGAAACGCCCTTACCAGCGGGAGTCCTTTTTTGAACGAATACAAACCGCCCGCGATCTGATCCCCAATTTTGAAGTCTCGACAGACATCATGGTCGGGTTCCCGGATGAAAGCGATGATGATTTTGAACAGACGCTTGAGTCAGTCCGTATCAGCCGGTTCAACCGCGTCCATTCGTTTCCCTTCTCGGTTCGCGACGAAGCGCCCGCAGCGCGAATGAAGAACCATCTGCCTCCGAATCTAATTAAACAACGCCGCATTGAACTCGACCGCATCGCCAACGAAACCGCGAATAAAGTCAAGCAAGCGTATTTGACAAAATCGTTGCCCGTTCTTTGTGAATCATCCGAGCAAAGCCGATTTATCGGCTATACTTCAAACTATCTTCGCGCCGAATTCACCTCACCTCTTCCAATACAAAAAGGCGAAGAAATCCTTGTCCAGTTTGACCAACTAAGAAACGGCCGACTGCATGGAAAGCCTTTAAGCAAATGA
- a CDS encoding sigma-70 family RNA polymerase sigma factor, with protein MNETTTLSPQNWAEDYGDVLYRYALRMLKNPDQAEDAVQETFIAAIRAKDSFKGKSTVRTWLIGILRNKIHDMLRKKYREQEILDPSSDLENTYPIRQWFDYFNHWKNHPATWKNPSASLNEKEFWLTLNQCIENLPEPMADAFSLRVFDETNSEEICKMMDITTTHLGVLIHRARLRLRQCLEINWFKK; from the coding sequence ATGAATGAAACGACTACTTTGTCCCCACAAAATTGGGCGGAAGACTACGGCGACGTGTTATATCGCTATGCGTTACGGATGTTAAAAAATCCAGACCAGGCCGAAGACGCTGTTCAGGAAACCTTCATCGCCGCCATTCGCGCTAAAGATTCGTTCAAAGGTAAGTCAACCGTCCGCACTTGGTTAATCGGCATCCTGCGCAACAAGATTCACGATATGTTGCGAAAAAAATACCGCGAACAAGAAATCCTCGATCCGTCGAGCGACTTAGAAAACACCTATCCGATCCGCCAATGGTTTGATTATTTCAACCACTGGAAAAACCATCCCGCTACATGGAAGAACCCCAGCGCATCGTTAAACGAAAAAGAATTTTGGCTGACATTGAACCAATGCATCGAAAATCTACCCGAACCAATGGCGGACGCGTTCTCGCTGCGCGTGTTTGATGAAACAAATAGCGAAGAAATTTGTAAGATGATGGACATCACAACGACTCACTTAGGAGTCCTCATTCATCGCGCGCGGCTTCGGCTGAGGCAATGTCTGGAAATAAATTGGTTCAAAAAATAG
- a CDS encoding spondin domain-containing protein — protein MKRRIVNLFGIAVLVVALSASMPTYALVYHIEVRDLEPGQPLTPPVAVVHDAGYQLFAINGPATPGLETLAEDGHPNMLVDEANASSSVQSVHVGGSAPTFGSFKFFIDAEPGDLFSLVSMFARTNDNFIGVSSMALPGEGAPVEIDADVYDAGTEMNTGLIAHIPAYGNEFVGEEENGTIQIANAFTIQDDPANGQENFTWPPSAKIIITPLANALHYTINITGTSEGQPLTPPVVVVHDSRAQVFTIGSEASAGLEIIAEEGMPDTLVSELFPTEGVFSVNVAGTGPGFEHETSFMAAPGMLVSVVSMFARTNDVFIGINSVELPTMGAPASIEAVAYDAGTEMNTGLVEHIPFYGNAGGPDENGLVAEINSYSVLDDPDGMLDYAWPPAATITISGSEGTSNVADWTLYE, from the coding sequence ATGAAGCGTCGTATTGTTAATCTGTTTGGTATTGCGGTTCTCGTTGTAGCACTTTCGGCTTCCATGCCGACCTATGCTTTGGTTTATCACATTGAAGTAAGAGACTTAGAACCGGGCCAGCCGCTAACCCCGCCGGTTGCAGTAGTCCATGATGCAGGCTATCAATTGTTTGCGATCAATGGACCTGCGACTCCTGGTTTAGAGACGCTGGCTGAAGACGGTCACCCAAACATGTTGGTCGACGAAGCCAATGCCAGCAGCAGCGTACAAAGCGTCCATGTCGGCGGCAGCGCCCCGACGTTTGGTTCCTTTAAATTTTTCATTGATGCTGAACCGGGAGATTTATTTTCACTCGTCTCCATGTTCGCCCGCACCAATGACAATTTCATCGGCGTTTCCTCAATGGCATTGCCTGGTGAAGGCGCTCCCGTCGAAATTGACGCAGACGTTTATGACGCTGGCACAGAAATGAACACTGGTCTCATCGCTCACATCCCAGCCTATGGCAATGAGTTTGTCGGCGAAGAAGAAAATGGGACCATCCAAATCGCAAACGCCTTCACCATTCAAGACGACCCAGCCAATGGCCAAGAAAACTTCACCTGGCCTCCATCAGCGAAAATCATCATTACCCCGTTAGCGAATGCGCTTCACTACACCATCAACATCACAGGAACAAGCGAAGGCCAACCGCTGACGCCTCCCGTCGTTGTTGTCCACGATTCACGCGCTCAAGTGTTTACCATCGGCAGCGAAGCCTCGGCGGGTTTAGAAATCATCGCAGAAGAAGGCATGCCAGACACGCTTGTTAGTGAGTTATTTCCTACGGAAGGCGTTTTTTCCGTCAACGTCGCGGGAACAGGCCCTGGCTTTGAGCATGAAACATCATTCATGGCGGCGCCCGGAATGCTTGTCAGCGTCGTGAGTATGTTTGCACGAACGAATGACGTATTCATCGGAATTAACAGCGTAGAACTTCCAACCATGGGCGCCCCGGCTTCTATTGAAGCAGTCGCCTATGACGCGGGAACAGAAATGAACACCGGGCTTGTGGAACATATTCCATTCTATGGAAACGCCGGCGGGCCGGATGAAAACGGCCTAGTTGCTGAAATCAATTCCTATTCGGTTCTTGATGATCCTGATGGGATGCTGGATTATGCTTGGCCGCCAGCGGCTACGATTACTATTTCTGGAAGCGAGGGCACATCAAACGTCGCCGACTGGACATTGTACGAATAA